The genome window CGCTCTCCATGCGCGGCGAAGAAACGGCCTGCGCCGCCATGACCGCCGCCTGGGCCGCAAGGGCCGCGCCGGGCGCGGGGGTGGGCGCGGGAGACGCCTTGGCGGCGGGGCTGCCCATTTCCGGGGCCGTGGCCAGGATATCGTCAAGCAGCGCGTCGAGTTCGTTCAAATCCAGGGCGTCCTCGGCAGGATCTGCGGCATACTCCGCGGCAGAATCTTCAACAACATTGGGGGCGGTTTGCGCGGCAGCCTGCCCGGCCGTCTCCACCGCGTCGGGAACGTCCTCAAAGTCGGTGAGAACGGCCCGCGCGTCAATGGCGGTTGAAGGCCCGTCCTGTGCCGGACGGGCGGCGGCGAACTCCTCTTCCATCCCGACCATGTTCGGCACGGGGGAGACCTTGGGCGCGGCGGGCGCGGCCTGATCCGCCATCATGTCAGCCATCATGGCGGCGGCTTCTTCTTTCGCTTTTGCCGCCTCGGCCGCCTGGGCCTGGGCGAGGAGGTCGTCAAATTCCGCCATGGGCGCGGCCGCTTTGGGTTCCGGGGCCGGAGCGGCGGGCGCTTTGGGCGCGGCCTGCCCGGCCATCATCTCGGCGGCCATGGCCGCGGCCTCCGCTTTGGCCTTTTCCGCCTCGGCCGCCTGGGCCTGGGCGAGAAGGTCGTCAAATTCCGCCATGGGAGCGGCCGCTTTGGGTTCCGGCGCGGGCGCCGAAGCCTCGGCCACCGCGGGAATTTCCGCGCCCAGTTCCGCCAGGAGCGAGTCGATATCCGACATCTCCGGCATGGCCATTTCTTCGTCGGGGTCCACCGTGTGATCCACGGGCGTCTGGTCGGCAATGGGGGCGGCAACGGGTTTTGCCGTGGCCGCTTTCGCGGCGGGCGCGGTAACGGTTCCATCCGCCCCGAGGCTGTCGAGCAGGGCGTCAAGATCCGCGCCGAAATCCACCGGACCGTCCGAATCCCCCATTTCCGGGGGGCCGTCTGTCTTGACGGCGGGTTTGCCCGGTTCCGCTACAACCGTGAGGTCAAGGATATCCTCATCGTCCAGAGGAATGTTGTTGGCGTTTTCCGACATAAGCACCTTGGCCCTATTGCGCCGGCTGGCCGTTATACGGCAAACGGTCCCTCGCGCGGCGGAAAAATGGTATACAAAGAAGTACAAAACGCTATAAAAATCATGTTATTAGCACACCGGCTCAAAAGACGCAAACCGGGACAAGGCTTCTTTCCGGGCGTGTCCGGCGTCCTTCCGGCCTTGCCTGCGTGTGGCCTATACAATGCACCCGATAAAATTCACCCTAGATAAGCATACATGCCGTGATAAAGCAAGGTTTCCGTGGTTTTATCAGCCCTGACGGCCCGTATCCGGGCGGCAAAAAGGGTCTGCCGCGCATGCGGCAGACCCTGCGATTTCCTTGACCGGAGCCGTGTTATTCCGCGTCGCCCAATTGCGTGCCGGAAATGCAGTACCCGGAATCCACGTAAATGGTCTGGCCGGTGATGCCCGACGACAGCGGGGAGGCCAGGAACAGCGCGGTGGAACCCACGTCGTCGATGGTGACGTTGCGGTGCAGGGGGCTGTGCTTGT of uncultured delta proteobacterium contains these proteins:
- a CDS encoding putative Predicted protein (Evidence 3 : Function proposed based on presence of conserved amino acid motif, structural feature or limited homology), whose protein sequence is MSENANNIPLDDEDILDLTVVAEPGKPAVKTDGPPEMGDSDGPVDFGADLDALLDSLGADGTVTAPAAKAATAKPVAAPIADQTPVDHTVDPDEEMAMPEMSDIDSLLAELGAEIPAVAEASAPAPEPKAAAPMAEFDDLLAQAQAAEAEKAKAEAAAMAAEMMAGQAAPKAPAAPAPEPKAAAPMAEFDDLLAQAQAAEAAKAKEEAAAMMADMMADQAAPAAPKVSPVPNMVGMEEEFAAARPAQDGPSTAIDARAVLTDFEDVPDAVETAGQAAAQTAPNVVEDSAAEYAADPAEDALDLNELDALLDDILATAPEMGSPAAKASPAPTPAPGAALAAQAAVMAAQAVSSPRMESVADVIPVPDQAIMPVSEDVAALAERVSRLEEADFAALNERLQRLEESVDVLESEEVSEAMMEGFINAKVGAKLESLFIPDSPVMERICEEIRARLAEGYFNESLEKMAAAAAAKVIREEIAALMQENG